The genomic stretch CACGAAGTCGTTGCGATACCCGGCCCGGCGGCGGCGATCGCGGCGCTCGTCGCGTCCGGCCTCCCCACACGCGAGTTCACGTTCGTCGGCTTCGTCGAGAAGAAGAGCGGGCCACGTCGTCGCCTCCTCGAGCGCCTCATCGCCGAGGGCCGCACCGTGGTGCTGTACGAGAGCCCGTACCGCGTTGCCGATCTTCTCGCGGACCTCGCGGCGGTCGCGCCGACCGCGTCGGTGGTTGTCGCGCGCGAGCTCACGAAGATCCACGAGGAGCTTGTGCGCGGCACGGCGACGGCGCTCGCGGCGCGGTTCGCGGAGAAGGCCGCCAAGGGTGAGGTGACCATCGTCTTCGCGGCCAATGTGCCCGCGGATCGGCCCACCGGCTAGGCGAGCAGACGTCTGATCTGACCTTCGATCGGCGATACGCTTACGTGATGCGACCCCTTCGGTATTCCATCAACGTCACGCTGGACGGGTGCTGCGATCATCGTGAAGGCTTCGCGGACGAAGACTTACATCGTCACGCGGTGGAAAACCTAGAACAGGCCGATGCTCTCCTCTTTGGCCGGGTGACGTACGAAATGATGGAGGCAGCGTTTCGGTCGCCGGCGCGGACGGGAACGAGGCCCGATTGGATGGAACCCTTCGCCCGGACGATCGACGCGGCAAAGAAGTACGTCGTGTCGAGCACCCTGGACCGGGTCGATTGGAACGCGGAGCTCGTGCGCGGGGATCTGGGGAAGGCCGTTCAACAGCTGAAACGGGAGTCGGGTAAGGGACTGCTCGTGGGAGGCGTGAAGCTCCCGCTGGCGTTGGCGGAGCTGGGCTTGATCGACGAGTACGAGTTCGTGGTGCATCCCAGGCTGGCGGGTCACGGGCCGACGTTGTTCGCGGGGCTATCGGAGCGTATCGACCTGAATCTCGTGAGCCGGCTGGAGTTCAGATCGGGGGCGGTGGCGCTGCGGTATGAGCCCAGAAGGTAGCCATCGGGCGTGTCTTCTAGACTCCGCGCGACAGACGACGTGGGGGAGGACGCAATGAAGCTCGGACTGCACACGATCTTGCTCCGTGCGACTTCGACGATGCTCGTCGCAGCGCTCGCGGTCTCGGCTTGCACGAGCACGACGACGCCACCCGGAGCATCGACCGCTCCGTCTGCGGCGGCGGCCGGGCCGGTGTCCGGCGGGACCGTGACGATCCCGATCGGCGCGGACCCGACGCTGAACCCCTGGAGTCCGAACGCCTTCGTGGAGTCGCTCTTCATCAACCGCGCGATCTTCGAGGGACTCACAAAGCCGGGCAAGGACCTTGCGCCGGCGGCGGACCTCGCCCAAAGCTGGACAGTCGCGCCGGATGGCCTGAGCTGGACGTTCAAGCTCCGCAGCGGCGTGAAGTGGAGCGACGGCAAACCCTTCACGGCCGACGACGTCGCGTTCACATTCAACGACATCGTTCTCAAGCCAGACCTCGGCGCGCAGAACAGGGCCAGCTATGCGGCGGTCAAGAGCGTCACGGTCGTCGATCCGACCACCGTGCGCTTCGATCTGACGCGGAAGTTCGCGGCCCTGGCGTCGTTCCTCGCCTACAACGCGGGCATCCTGCCCAAGCACGTGCTCTCCGCGAACCCGCTCACGACCACGACATTCAACAAGGGGATCCCGGTCAGCACCGGGCCGTTCAAGGTCGAGAAGTACACCTCCGGCCAGAGCGTCTCCCTGGTGCCCAACGAGAACTACTTCGGTCCGAAGCCGTTCCTCGACAAGGTCGTCTTCACCGTCGTGGCGGATCCGAACACACAGGTCGCGCAGGCGCTCTCCGGTGACCTGCAGATCATGATCTTGGACAACAAGGCGGCGGTGGACCGCATGAAGAGCGCGGCTGGCCTTGTCGTCGTGGCGCGTCCGCTCGTGCAGTACTACTGGCTCTCGCTCAACCAGACCGACAGCCGCTTCACCGACGTGCGCGTCCGTCAGGCGTTCGTTCACGCGATCGACCGCCAGGCGATCATCAAGTCGGTCGAGCTCGGGTACGGCTCGATCGCGAACAGTCCGATCACGCCGGCCCTCGCCGCGTACTACGACCCTTCGCTCGCGTCGAAGTACCCGTACGACCCGGCGAAAGCGACCGAGCTGCTCAAGGCGGCCGGGTGGACGCCAGGCGCGAACGGCGTGCTTCAGAAGGATGGCAAGCCGTTCCAGTTCACGATGGATGTTGGACAGCGCGGCGTTCTCGAGCCGGTCAACGCGCTCATCCAGCAGGACCTGAAGAAGGTCGGCGTCGTCGTCGACCTGAACACGATGGAGTGGAACTCCTACATCCAGAAAGACGTGGTGCGTCGTGAATACACGGCCACGGTGAACTGGTGGACCTACCCAAGCGACCCGGACGTCTTCCCCTACTACCACTCCAGCGCGGCGGGCAAGGGCTTCAACATTCCGGGCTACCAGGACCCGAAGCTAGATGACCTGCTCGTGCAGGGCCAGAGTGCCAGCGACCTCGAGTCGCGCAAGGCGGTCTACAAGCAGCTCCAGCAGTACACCTCCGAGGTGCTGCCATACCTGTTCCTCTGGTACCCGCAGGAGATCGACGTGCTGAGCTCGTCGCTCAAGGGCGTGCCGGAGCTCGGCCTGCGTGACGCCATGCACTACATCGGCGAATGGTGGTTGGCCAAGAAGTGACCTTCGCCTGTCGGCTCCGGCTTTCCGGAGCGGCCTGGCCGCTCCGGCAGTAGCCCGCTTCCTTTTCCAGCGCGTCGCGTTGGGGGCGCTCGTGATCGTTTTCGCGAGCGCCCTCACCTTCTTCTTCGTCAACCTCGCGCCCGGCGGTCCGGCCTCGGTCATGCGATTCGACGTCACGGCCGAGCAGCGCGAGGCACTGATAAAGCGCATGGGCCTCGACAAGCCCGTCACGCAGCGATACGTCGAATGGGTCACCGGGGCGGCGCGTGGCGACTTCGGCACGTCGCTCCTGACGGACGAGCCCGTCACCCAGCGCATCGGCGAGAGACTTCCGAACACTCTCATGCTCGCGGGCGCCGCGTTCGTGCTGTCGGTGCTGCTCGGTATCCCGATCGGTCTGATCCAGGCATTGCGCCGCGGGAGCCCGCTCGATCATGTGCTGAGCTTTCTCAGCGCGGTCGGACTCGCTGTGCCGGTGTTCTGGCTGGGCATCGTGCTGATCCTCATCTTCTCCGTGTCGCTCCACGTGCTGCCATCTGCCGGAGTGACCGGGATCACGACGGACACGTTGTTCGACCGCGCGCAGCACCTCGTCCTTCCCGCGGTGGTGCTGGCCTCGACGGTGCTTCCCACCATCGTCCGTTACATGCGTTCGGCGGCGATCGAGGTCCTGCACGAGGACTACATCCGTACCGCCGAGTCGAAGGGTCTGGGGCCGCGCCTCGTCGTCACGCGCCACGTCCTGCGGAACGCATTGGTCCCGGTGGTCAGCGCGCTGGGGGCGCTCGTGCCGCGTCTTCTGGGTGGCGCGGTCGTCACGGAGGCGGTGTTCAGCTGGCCGGGCCTCGGCCGGCTCGCACTCGAGGCGGCTCAGGGCCGGGACTATCCGCTCATCACCGGCCTCACGGTGGTCGCCGCCGCCATCGCGGTCGGGACGACGCTGCTCGTCGATGTCGCGTACACGCGCATCGATCCACGGGTGCGAGTCGCATGACGCGTCTCGGTGCCGCGGCCCTCGCGGTGCTCGCCGCGATATCCCTGCTCGCGATCGCCGGCCCGTTGCTGTGGACGATCCCTCCGGAGGCGACCAATCCGGCGCTGAACCTGGCCGGCCCGAGCGCCGCGCACCCGCTCGGAACCGACGAGCTCGGGCGCGACGTCCTGAGTCGGCTGCTGCACGGGACCCGCGTCACGCTGCTCGTGGGCGTTGCCGCGATGCTCGCCGCGCTGTCGATCGGCGTGTTCGTCGGTGCGATCGCGGGTTTCAGGGGCGGCTGGACCGACGCAGTCCTCATGCGTTTCACCGACGGGATGCTCGCGGTGCCGGCGTTCTTCTTCATCCTCGTCGTGGTCACCGTGCTCGGACCCGGTATCGCGACACTGGTCTTCGTCATCGGCGCGCTCTCGTGGATGCCGGTCGCACGCGTCGTGTATGGGGAGACGCTGCGCTGGAAGACCGCCGAGTTCGTCGTTGCCGCGATGTCGCTTGGCGTGCCGGCGCCGCGTCTGCTCGCTCGCCATATCCTTCCGCAGGCTATCCCGTCGCTCGTCGTCTCGGCCACTCTCGGCGTAGCGTTCGCGATCCTCACCGAGTCCGCGCTCAGCTATCTGAGCTTCGGCGTACAGTCGCCATTGCCATCACTGGGCAACATGCTGCAGAAGGCGCAGATCTACGTGTTCACGGCCCCGGTGCTCGCCATCTATCCCGGCCTCGTGATCACCGCGGTCGTGCTCGCGTTCAACTTTCTCGGCGATGGTCTGCGCGACGCGCTCGATCCGCGTCGTCGTCGTTAATATCGGCGCCTAGGCGCAGGGGAGGACAGACATGAAGACAGCCGATATCGGCAAGCGCACGAAGTACTCCGGCTACTCGAGCTTCCAGTACCTCGAGGGCGGCACTGACTACCGCGAGTTCGAGCTCGCGAAAGAGCTCGACCGCGTTCCGTCGCGCAAGGTCGAGGTCAGCGGCGCGCAGGAGCAGCGTGTCCAGCGCCTCCTCGACGAGAACCTCGCGGTCTCGCTGCACGATCACTGCTTCGTTGTCCCCGCGGACTTCGACGATCTCGCGGAGTACCGCCGCCAGGGCCGCGATGTCACGGGCTACGCCGGGATGGCGCAGTCCGGCCTCGACGCGGTGTTCGACTGCCTCATGGACGGTACCGCGACGATCACGTCGAAGGCGGGCTGGAAGTGGGACGACATCATCTACGACCTCGGCATGCGCCTCTCAGACATCGCGCATCAGGACTTCATCGTCCGCGGCGAAACGCTCGAAGACATCCGCCAGGCCAAGGCGAACGGTCAGATCGCGTTCATCGCGTCGCTCGAGGCCGCGACGGCGATCGAGAACGAAGTCGACCGCCTCGACATCCTCTACGGCCTGGGCATACGGTCATCGGGCATCGCGTACAGCGAGGCGAACACGCTGGGCAGCGGCTTGAAGGAAGCGCGCGACGGCGGCCTCACCGAATTCGGTCGCCAGGCGGTCCGGCGCATGAACAAGCTCGGGATCGCCATCGACATCTCACACTCTGGCGACCAGACGTGCCTGGACACGATCGAAGTCAGCGAGAAGCCGATCTTCATCACGCACGCCGGCGCGCGCGGGCTGTGGAACACGAAGCGGATGAAGCCGGATGAGGTCCTGAAGGCCATGGCCGCGAAGGGCGGCGTCATCGGTATCGAGGCCGCTCCGCACACAACGTTGACCAAGGCACACCCGAAGCATTCCATCGAGAGCTTCATGGAGCACTTCGAGTACTGCGCCGACCTCGTCGGGATCGACCATGTCGCGTTCGGTCCCGACACTCTGTTCGGCGACCACGTCGGGCTGCACCACTACTTCGCGAAGCAGCTCTCGATCAAGTCAGCGCACGGCGCGCAGGCCTTCGAGGAGGTCGAGTACGTCGACGGGATCGAGAACCCGGCGGAGGCGTTCCCGAACATCGTTCGCTGGCTCGTGAAGCACGATTACTCGGACGGCGACATCACCAAGGCCATCGGAGGGAACGTGATGCGCGTGCTCGAGGAGGCGTGGTTCCGGTAACTCCAAGCCCGCGTATCCTCCGACGGGCGAAGGGGGAGCCGGTCCATTGAAGCGCGACTACCGCAAATGGAACAGTCCCGCGCTGGGACGCGACATGGACCTGCTCGTTTTTGGGGAGGGCGGCACCCCGGTGCTCGTCTTCCCGACGTCGATGGGCCGCTTCTTCCAGTGGGAGGACTTCGGGATGATCGCCCACATGGCGCCGCGGATCGACGCCGGCTGGCTGCAGCTTTGGTGTGTCGACAGCGTGGATTCGGAGTCCTTCTACGACAAGAAGAAGTCACCGCAGGAGCGCGCTCAGCGGCATCTCGAGTACGAGCGCTACATCGTGGATGAGGTCCTGCCGATGATCCGCGCGGAGAATCCGGTCGACTTCCTCATCGTGGTTGGCGCGTCGTTCGGTGCGTTCCACGCGCTCGCGCTCGCGACACGCCGCCCAGGTCTGGCGCGCAAGGCGATCGGGCTCTCCGGCGCGTACGACGCGGCCCGTTGGCTGGGTGGCTCGCGTGAGGGCGAGGCGTACTACGTGAACCCGCTGACCTTCCTCCCCAACCTTAACGACGAGCGCTACCTCGAGCCGCTGCGGGCGACGGAGATCGTCATCGCCACCGGTCGCGACGACGCGAACGCGGACGAGTCGCGCCGCATGGCCAAGCTCCTTCAGGACAAGGGCGTTCCAGCGAGCCTGCATGTCTGGGACGGCTGGTCGCACGACTGGCCGTATTGGAAAGAGATGGTGGACGTGTTCCTGTGAGCAAGATCGTCGGACTTCTGGTCGGGCGCGAGAACACCTTCCCCGGACCGTTCATCGAGACAGTGAACCGCAAGGGCGCGGCCCACGGTGTCACCGCGGAGCTCGCGCTCCTCGGTGGCACGCGCGAGCTCGAGCTGCCGCGCTACCGCGTCATCGTCGACCGCATCAGTCACGAAGTGCCCTACTACCGCGCGCATCTCAAGAGCGCCGCGCTCATGGGCACCGTCGTCGTGAACGACCCGTTCTGGTGGGAGGCGGACGAGAAGTTCTTCGAGTGCACCCTCGCGCGGATGCTCGGCGTTGCCGTTCCGAAGACCGTCGTGCTGCCGAACAAGTCGTACATCTCCGACATCACCGAGCAGTCACTTCGGAACCTCAAGTACCCACTCGACTGGGACGACATCCTGTCGTACGTCGGCCTGCCCGCGATCCTCAAGCCCAACACCGGGGGCGGCTGGAAGGACGTGTATCGCGTCGATTCCAAACAGGATCTGCTCTGGGCGTACGACCAGTCGGGGGGCCTGCCTCCAGGACAGCGCCCCAAGACGATGATCCTGCAGGAGTTCATCAAGTGGGAGGACTACGTCCGGTGCATCTGCATCGGACGCAGGGACATCCTTCCCATCCGCTACGACCCGACGGCTCCGTTCGCGGACCGGTACGTCGTGAACCGCCCGGTCGACGGCGAGCTGCGCGACCGCGCCGTGCATGACGCCCGCGCGCTCGTGGATGCCCTCGGCTATGACATGGACACGGTCGAGTTCGCGGTCCGCGACGGGATCCTCTACGCGATCGACTTCCTCAACCCCGCGCCGGACTTTGACTCGTTCTCCATCAAGGAGGACAACTTCAACTGGGTGCTCGAGAAGATGAGCGATCTCGTCATCTCGTACGCGACCGATGCGGCGACGCCGCCCTGGAAGGGCGACCATCGCTGGTGGAAGCACGTCAGGTCGTGATCAAAGAGCCCGCCTTCGTCGTGGCGTGGAACGCGCTGCTCGCGGATCCGGCGACGGCGGCGGCGTGCGCGGAGGCCCTCTCGCAGGGCCAGCGCGAAGGCGGCGCGATGTGGGGCGAGCGGCCCCTGTGCGTTTCACTTCGGCCGAACCTGATCACCAAGCGCCAGCACTCAGCGAACGCGACGGCATCCGAGGCGCTGTACGGCGCGCTCGGTCGCCTGGAGCGCGCGCTCCTTCGTGAGGATGATCTTCGCCTCGAGCTGGACCTCTCGCCCGAGGAGGACCGCCTCGCGCTCGCCGACCCGGGCTTCACGGCCGCGTCCCCCTCATCACGGCTCGACGGCTTCGTCTCTGACGGAGTGATCCGCTACGTCGAGTACAACGCCGAGTCCCCGGCCGGCATGGCCTACAACGATGTGCTCGTGGGCATCTTCGAACGACTTCCGGCGATGAAGGCGTTCCGCAAGCGCTATCGCGCGCGTCCGATCCGCGCGGCGAGCAAGCAGCTGACCGCGATGAAGCGCGCGCACGGACGAAAGGTCGGCACCATCGCGATCGTCGACTGGACGGGCCTCCCGACGCTCACCGAGTTCCAGATGTTCCAGCGCGCGTTCACGGATAGCGGCGTGAGGACGATCATCTGCGCGCCGGAGGACCTCACGTACCGCGGCGGGCGCCTGCGCGCGAAGGGAACGCCGATCGACGTCGTCTACCGCCGCGTGCTCCTTTCGGAGCTGCTCGCGAAGCCCGAGGTCGCGCGACCGCTACTCCTGGCATATCTCGCCGGCGACGTGACCGTCGTGAACAGCCTGCGGGCGAAGCTCCTCCACAAGAAGATGAGCCTCGCGCTCCTCTCGGACGACCGCTACGCGCGGCTGTACACGCCGGCGCAGCGGCGTGCCATAGCGAAACACGTGCCGTGGACGCGCAAGGTGCGCGAGGGTCACACAACGTATGGCGGAAAGGTCATCGATCTCACCGAGTTCGTGGTGCGCAATCGCGAGCGTCTCGTGCTGAAGCCGAACGACGAGTACGGCGGCAAGGGCGTCGTGCTCGGCTGGACCGTCGATCGCCACGAATGGGAGCAGACGCTGCTCGGCGCGCTCACGTCGTCGTTCGTCGTGCAGGAGAAGGTCGCCGTGCCACGCGAGCCGTTCCCGGTCGTCCTCGACCGCGTGCACTTCCTCGACCTCAGTGTCGACTGCGATCCGTATCTCTTCTGGGGTCGCGTCGGCGGGGTGCTCACTCGCCTCTCCTCGAGCGCGCTGCTGAACGTCACCGCCGGAGCGGGCAGCGTCGTGCCGACCTACCTCGTCGAAGGCGCCGCATGAAGATCACCGACGTCCCGCGCCTCACGATCGGCATCGAAGAAGAGTTCCAGATCGTCGACGCGCAGGGTCAGCTGAAGAGCCACATCGAGACGCTCCTCACGGCGGCGGGTGGTCGCTACGGCGATCAGATCAAGCGTGAGATGATGCAGTCGGTCGTCGAAGCCGGCACGAAGATCTGCGCCGACATCAGCGAGGCACGTGACGAGATCGCCACGCTTCGCGGAACGCTCGCCGCGCTCCTGAAGCCTGCGGGCCTGCGGATCGCGTCCGCCGGCACGCACCCGTTCTCGCACTGGCAGGACCAGGAGGTCACCGAGCACGAGCGGTACAAGATCCTCGAAGAGGAGCTGCAGGACGTCATCCGCGAGCTGCTCATCTTCGGATTGCACGTGCACGTCGGGATCCCCGACCGCGAGCAGCGCATCGAGGTCATGAACGAAGCGCGCTACTTCCTGCCGCACCTGCTCGCGATCTCGACCTCGAGCCCGTTCTGGCTGACGCGCATCACGGGTCTCAAGTCGTACCGCCAGATCATCTGGCAGCGCTTCCCGCGGACCGGCATCCCGCCGGAGTTCAGCTCGTACGACGAGTACGAGAACTTCGTCGAGCTGCTGGTGAAGACGAAGTGCATCGACGACGGCCGGAAGATCTGGTGGGACCTCCGGCCGCACGCGACCTTCCCGACGATCGAGTTCCGCGTCTGCGATGCCGCGACGCGCGTTGAGGAGACGCTCTGCCTCGCCGCTCTGGTCCAGGCGATCTGCGCGAAGCTTCTCGTGCTGCGTGCGCGGAACCAGGGCTTCCGCCGCTATGCGCCGGCCCTGATCCAGGAGAACAAGTGGCGCGCGGTGCGCGGCGGGATGGACGCGAAGCTCATCGACTTCGGCAAGCAGATCGAGGTGCCGATGCGCGACCTCGCCGTCGAGCTGCTCGAGTTCGTCGACGACGTGGTCGACGCCCTCGGCTCGCGCCGCGAGGTCGAGTACCTGCAGACGATCATCCGGGAGGGGACCAGCGCAGACCGGCAGCTGCGAGCCTTTGCCGCGACCGGCCACCTGCACTATGTCGTCGACCACATCGCCGAGGAGACGATCGCGGGCGTGCCTGTCCTCACCGTATGACCGCCCCCGCCGTATGACGAAGACCGTCACGCAGGCGGTCGAGGAGCTCGTCCGCGCGACGGTGCATCTCTCGGACGAGGACATGGGCCGCGAGTGGAAGTGGGGGGACTACGACGACGAGGGCTTGCGCTTTGCCCTGCTCCTGACGCACCACGAGCTGCGGGACCTCGGCGTTCGGCTCGCCGCTCGCCAGCGACCGCATTCGCAGGCGCAGCGGATCCTTACGCAGTATCACCAGACCTACCGCGACCTCACCGGTGTCCTCGCCGGCGTCCGCAACGAGGATCTCGACCGCGCCCCCGCCGAAGGTGAATGGCCGCTGCGGGAGACGCTCGACCACATGCTCGGGGCGGAGTACGGCTTCCTCGGCGTGAATCGACTCGCGATAGAGCGGCATCGCGCGGGCTTTGCGACGGAGCCATCCGAGTCGGAGTTCAAGGAGTTCCGCAAGGCGTACGCCCCGCCGAAGGACGCCGTGACCGGCCCGATCGAATCGATCCGCAATGCCTTCTTCGAGATCCACCGGCGCGTCCTGCGTGAGCTCGGCGACGTGACCGACGCCGAACTTGAGAAGCGCGCGACGTTCTGGGAGGACGAGCCGATGCCGATCCGCTTCCGGCTGCATCGGTTCGAGGAGCACCTCCGCCAGCACACGATCCAGCTCGACAAGACGCTCGCCGTGATCCGTCCGCCGACCGAGGCGCACCGCCTGGTGCGCAACATCTACAACGCGC from Candidatus Limnocylindria bacterium encodes the following:
- a CDS encoding ABC transporter substrate-binding protein — protein: MKLGLHTILLRATSTMLVAALAVSACTSTTTPPGASTAPSAAAAGPVSGGTVTIPIGADPTLNPWSPNAFVESLFINRAIFEGLTKPGKDLAPAADLAQSWTVAPDGLSWTFKLRSGVKWSDGKPFTADDVAFTFNDIVLKPDLGAQNRASYAAVKSVTVVDPTTVRFDLTRKFAALASFLAYNAGILPKHVLSANPLTTTTFNKGIPVSTGPFKVEKYTSGQSVSLVPNENYFGPKPFLDKVVFTVVADPNTQVAQALSGDLQIMILDNKAAVDRMKSAAGLVVVARPLVQYYWLSLNQTDSRFTDVRVRQAFVHAIDRQAIIKSVELGYGSIANSPITPALAAYYDPSLASKYPYDPAKATELLKAAGWTPGANGVLQKDGKPFQFTMDVGQRGVLEPVNALIQQDLKKVGVVVDLNTMEWNSYIQKDVVRREYTATVNWWTYPSDPDVFPYYHSSAAGKGFNIPGYQDPKLDDLLVQGQSASDLESRKAVYKQLQQYTSEVLPYLFLWYPQEIDVLSSSLKGVPELGLRDAMHYIGEWWLAKK
- a CDS encoding ABC transporter permease, whose product is MTRLGAAALAVLAAISLLAIAGPLLWTIPPEATNPALNLAGPSAAHPLGTDELGRDVLSRLLHGTRVTLLVGVAAMLAALSIGVFVGAIAGFRGGWTDAVLMRFTDGMLAVPAFFFILVVVTVLGPGIATLVFVIGALSWMPVARVVYGETLRWKTAEFVVAAMSLGVPAPRLLARHILPQAIPSLVVSATLGVAFAILTESALSYLSFGVQSPLPSLGNMLQKAQIYVFTAPVLAIYPGLVITAVVLAFNFLGDGLRDALDPRRRR
- a CDS encoding DinB family protein, which translates into the protein MTKTVTQAVEELVRATVHLSDEDMGREWKWGDYDDEGLRFALLLTHHELRDLGVRLAARQRPHSQAQRILTQYHQTYRDLTGVLAGVRNEDLDRAPAEGEWPLRETLDHMLGAEYGFLGVNRLAIERHRAGFATEPSESEFKEFRKAYAPPKDAVTGPIESIRNAFFEIHRRVLRELGDVTDAELEKRATFWEDEPMPIRFRLHRFEEHLRQHTIQLDKTLAVIRPPTEAHRLVRNIYNALADVEMADAPAEDLRSAAANVISERAAAIVA
- a CDS encoding carboxylate-amine ligase encodes the protein MKITDVPRLTIGIEEEFQIVDAQGQLKSHIETLLTAAGGRYGDQIKREMMQSVVEAGTKICADISEARDEIATLRGTLAALLKPAGLRIASAGTHPFSHWQDQEVTEHERYKILEEELQDVIRELLIFGLHVHVGIPDREQRIEVMNEARYFLPHLLAISTSSPFWLTRITGLKSYRQIIWQRFPRTGIPPEFSSYDEYENFVELLVKTKCIDDGRKIWWDLRPHATFPTIEFRVCDAATRVEETLCLAALVQAICAKLLVLRARNQGFRRYAPALIQENKWRAVRGGMDAKLIDFGKQIEVPMRDLAVELLEFVDDVVDALGSRREVEYLQTIIREGTSADRQLRAFAATGHLHYVVDHIAEETIAGVPVLTV
- a CDS encoding membrane dipeptidase, with translation MKTADIGKRTKYSGYSSFQYLEGGTDYREFELAKELDRVPSRKVEVSGAQEQRVQRLLDENLAVSLHDHCFVVPADFDDLAEYRRQGRDVTGYAGMAQSGLDAVFDCLMDGTATITSKAGWKWDDIIYDLGMRLSDIAHQDFIVRGETLEDIRQAKANGQIAFIASLEAATAIENEVDRLDILYGLGIRSSGIAYSEANTLGSGLKEARDGGLTEFGRQAVRRMNKLGIAIDISHSGDQTCLDTIEVSEKPIFITHAGARGLWNTKRMKPDEVLKAMAAKGGVIGIEAAPHTTLTKAHPKHSIESFMEHFEYCADLVGIDHVAFGPDTLFGDHVGLHHYFAKQLSIKSAHGAQAFEEVEYVDGIENPAEAFPNIVRWLVKHDYSDGDITKAIGGNVMRVLEEAWFR
- a CDS encoding ABC transporter permease, with amino-acid sequence MAAPAVARFLFQRVALGALVIVFASALTFFFVNLAPGGPASVMRFDVTAEQREALIKRMGLDKPVTQRYVEWVTGAARGDFGTSLLTDEPVTQRIGERLPNTLMLAGAAFVLSVLLGIPIGLIQALRRGSPLDHVLSFLSAVGLAVPVFWLGIVLILIFSVSLHVLPSAGVTGITTDTLFDRAQHLVLPAVVLASTVLPTIVRYMRSAAIEVLHEDYIRTAESKGLGPRLVVTRHVLRNALVPVVSALGALVPRLLGGAVVTEAVFSWPGLGRLALEAAQGRDYPLITGLTVVAAAIAVGTTLLVDVAYTRIDPRVRVA
- the rsmI gene encoding 16S rRNA (cytidine(1402)-2'-O)-methyltransferase gives rise to the protein MGKLYLVATPIGNLEDVSQRALRILQEAHMVACEDTRHTQILLRKHEIRAKHLTAYTEFNHKRQVAVLVGQLDRGWDIALVSDAGTPALSDPGEQLVRAAIAAGHEVVAIPGPAAAIAALVASGLPTREFTFVGFVEKKSGPRRRLLERLIAEGRTVVLYESPYRVADLLADLAAVAPTASVVVARELTKIHEELVRGTATALAARFAEKAAKGEVTIVFAANVPADRPTG
- a CDS encoding dihydrofolate reductase family protein translates to MRPLRYSINVTLDGCCDHREGFADEDLHRHAVENLEQADALLFGRVTYEMMEAAFRSPARTGTRPDWMEPFARTIDAAKKYVVSSTLDRVDWNAELVRGDLGKAVQQLKRESGKGLLVGGVKLPLALAELGLIDEYEFVVHPRLAGHGPTLFAGLSERIDLNLVSRLEFRSGAVALRYEPRR
- a CDS encoding alpha/beta hydrolase-fold protein; its protein translation is MKRDYRKWNSPALGRDMDLLVFGEGGTPVLVFPTSMGRFFQWEDFGMIAHMAPRIDAGWLQLWCVDSVDSESFYDKKKSPQERAQRHLEYERYIVDEVLPMIRAENPVDFLIVVGASFGAFHALALATRRPGLARKAIGLSGAYDAARWLGGSREGEAYYVNPLTFLPNLNDERYLEPLRATEIVIATGRDDANADESRRMAKLLQDKGVPASLHVWDGWSHDWPYWKEMVDVFL